In Acidovorax sp. GBBC 1281, a single window of DNA contains:
- a CDS encoding MerR family transcriptional regulator: MSAQSPCHRIGDAARLSGVPAANIRYYEKEGLLPQQARADNRYRLYSADEVHRLRFIRLCRAMDMSLDEVRTLLALDHSGAAADHAACDTLDEHLQHVRTRLQELRTLEEELLSLRGRCDGTDAGRCRVIEALHARADAETVPPPAPMAKRHV, translated from the coding sequence ATGTCTGCCCAAAGCCCCTGCCACCGTATCGGAGATGCCGCCCGCCTGTCGGGCGTGCCGGCCGCCAACATCCGCTATTACGAGAAGGAAGGCCTGCTGCCCCAGCAGGCCCGCGCCGATAACCGCTACCGCCTGTACAGCGCGGACGAGGTGCACCGCCTGCGCTTCATCCGGCTGTGCCGGGCCATGGACATGTCGCTGGACGAGGTGCGCACCCTGCTGGCGCTGGACCACAGCGGCGCAGCGGCCGACCACGCGGCCTGCGACACCCTGGACGAGCACCTGCAGCATGTGCGCACCCGGCTGCAGGAGCTGCGCACGCTGGAGGAAGAGCTGCTGTCGCTGCGCGGCCGCTGCGACGGCACCGATGCCGGCCGCTGCCGCGTGATCGAGGCGCTGCACGCCCGCGCCGATGCCGAAACCGTGCCGCCGCCCGCGCCGATGGCCAAACGGCACGTGTGA
- a CDS encoding FAD-dependent oxidoreductase → MHIAIVGAGIVGVTTAYELTCDGHEVSVFEQRSAAAEESSFANAGLSSPALLIPLTAPGIGGPQSTRLWGRHAAVRLAKGVTASELRWLWRWRKAGRSPALPMALSALEQLGRYSQARMRWVSEQLQVDAETGRGALVLLRTVEDLAHVQPALQLLRDAGMVIHDVDAETARQIEPGLSPDTPLIGALHIPDGESSNCRLFAQMLRYAAQERGAQFHFNAQVTGLDAAPAGLRIAGETLPRRFDAVVVCAGVAAAALLRPLGAELPMAALHGYSISAPVREDSHAPQGSVVDPLHRVTITRQGQRVRIAGGTELGRGDGAHHAPTLQTLYQAISGWFPGGVQVSSGQVQVWRGARPTLPDGAPVVGPSGLPGVWVNAGHGGCGYALASGSARALADLMAQRAPEVDLQHFALRRF, encoded by the coding sequence ATGCACATCGCCATCGTGGGCGCCGGGATCGTCGGCGTCACCACTGCTTACGAACTGACGTGCGACGGCCACGAGGTTTCGGTTTTCGAACAACGCAGCGCCGCGGCGGAGGAATCGAGCTTCGCCAATGCCGGCCTCTCCTCGCCCGCCCTCCTCATTCCCCTAACGGCCCCGGGCATCGGCGGCCCGCAAAGCACCCGGCTCTGGGGACGCCATGCGGCGGTGCGGCTCGCCAAGGGGGTGACGGCATCCGAGCTGCGATGGCTCTGGCGGTGGCGCAAGGCTGGCCGCTCGCCGGCCCTTCCGATGGCCCTTTCCGCACTGGAGCAACTGGGCCGCTACAGCCAGGCGCGCATGCGGTGGGTGTCGGAGCAGCTGCAGGTGGACGCGGAAACCGGCCGCGGCGCGCTGGTCCTGCTGCGCACGGTCGAAGACCTGGCGCACGTGCAGCCGGCCCTGCAACTGCTGCGGGACGCGGGCATGGTCATCCACGACGTGGATGCCGAGACCGCCCGCCAGATCGAGCCGGGCCTGTCCCCCGACACCCCCCTGATCGGCGCCCTGCACATTCCCGATGGCGAGTCCAGCAACTGCCGCCTCTTCGCCCAGATGCTGCGCTATGCCGCGCAGGAGCGCGGGGCGCAGTTCCATTTCAATGCCCAGGTCACCGGGCTGGATGCGGCGCCCGCGGGTCTGCGGATCGCCGGCGAGACGCTGCCGCGCCGGTTCGATGCCGTCGTCGTCTGCGCCGGCGTGGCGGCGGCGGCGCTGTTGCGCCCCTTGGGTGCCGAGCTGCCGATGGCCGCGCTCCACGGCTACTCGATCAGCGCCCCGGTGCGCGAAGACTCCCATGCCCCGCAAGGATCGGTCGTGGACCCGCTCCACCGGGTGACGATCACGCGCCAGGGCCAACGCGTGCGCATCGCGGGTGGCACCGAACTCGGCCGGGGCGATGGCGCGCACCATGCGCCCACGCTGCAAACGCTGTACCAGGCCATCTCCGGCTGGTTTCCCGGCGGGGTGCAGGTTTCATCCGGCCAGGTGCAGGTGTGGCGTGGTGCCCGCCCCACCCTGCCGGACGGTGCCCCGGTCGTGGGTCCGAGCGGCCTGCCGGGGGTGTGGGTCAACGCCGGCCACGGCGGATGTGGCTATGCTCTCGCCAGTGGCAGCGCGCGGGCCCTGGCCGACCTGATGGCCCAACGCGCGCCCGAGGTGGATCTGCAGCACTTCGCGCTGCGCCGCTTCTGA
- the pyrH gene encoding UMP kinase, with protein sequence MSIAAPAHKRILLKLSGEALMGDDAFGINRATIVRMVEEIAEVTRMGVQVAVVIGGGNIFRGVAGGSVGMDRATADYMGMLATVMNALALADAMDKQGLTARVMSAIAIEQVVEPYVRPKALQYLEEGKVVVFAAGTGNPFFTTDTAAALRGAEIGAEVVLKATKVDGVYTADPKKDPTATRYTKLTFDEAMSRNLGILDATAFALCRDQKLPIRVFSIIKHGALKRVVMGEDEGTLVYA encoded by the coding sequence ATGTCCATCGCTGCACCAGCCCACAAGCGCATTTTGCTCAAGTTGTCTGGCGAGGCGCTCATGGGGGACGATGCCTTCGGCATCAACCGTGCCACCATCGTCCGGATGGTGGAGGAGATCGCTGAGGTCACCCGCATGGGTGTGCAGGTGGCCGTGGTAATCGGTGGCGGAAACATCTTCCGCGGCGTGGCTGGCGGCTCGGTCGGCATGGACCGCGCCACCGCCGATTACATGGGCATGCTGGCCACGGTCATGAACGCGCTGGCATTGGCCGACGCCATGGACAAGCAGGGACTGACGGCGCGCGTGATGTCGGCGATCGCCATCGAGCAGGTTGTCGAGCCCTATGTGCGCCCCAAGGCCCTGCAATACCTGGAAGAGGGCAAGGTGGTGGTGTTCGCCGCCGGTACCGGCAATCCCTTCTTCACCACCGACACCGCGGCAGCGCTGCGGGGTGCCGAAATCGGCGCCGAGGTGGTTTTGAAGGCGACCAAGGTGGACGGTGTGTACACCGCCGATCCCAAGAAGGACCCGACGGCGACCCGCTACACCAAGCTCACGTTCGACGAGGCCATGTCGCGCAATCTGGGGATTCTGGATGCGACGGCGTTTGCCCTGTGCCGTGACCAGAAGTTGCCGATCCGCGTGTTTTCCATCATCAAGCACGGCGCGCTCAAGCGCGTGGTCATGGGTGAGGACGAAGGCACGCTGGTGTACGCTTGA
- a CDS encoding MlaD family protein codes for MAERPPSHEADDAASEALLEAQRPVANLERKAAALLLFTLALIVGSAFYLLYARGVFEPTQRLVLTADDSEGVVVGMDMTFSGFPIGRVRGIELSPDGNVRILIDVPRKDAHWLRESSVFTLVRGIVGGTTIKAYSGILTDPLLADGAERPVLRGDATAEIPQLMASARELLSNLQAMTAQDAALGGTLSNVRTLTERLNAPGGALNVLMGSEADAKKITATLDRTNQLLSRIDGMAAKADRQVFGAAGDPGLVPEVRATVVQLNGLLADTRQSLKRVDAVLAEAQAIGANAREATTDLGTLRAEVESNLRKVEGLVNDIQRKWPFARDTELKLP; via the coding sequence ATGGCTGAGCGGCCCCCTTCCCACGAAGCGGACGATGCCGCCAGCGAGGCGCTGCTCGAAGCGCAGCGCCCGGTGGCGAACCTGGAGCGCAAGGCCGCGGCGCTGCTCCTGTTCACGCTGGCGCTCATCGTGGGCTCGGCGTTCTACCTGCTGTATGCGCGGGGCGTCTTCGAGCCCACGCAGCGCCTGGTGCTCACGGCTGACGACTCCGAGGGCGTGGTGGTCGGCATGGACATGACGTTTTCGGGCTTCCCGATCGGCCGCGTGCGCGGCATCGAGCTGTCGCCTGACGGCAACGTGCGCATCCTGATCGACGTGCCGCGCAAGGACGCGCACTGGCTGCGCGAGTCCAGTGTCTTCACGCTGGTGCGCGGCATCGTGGGCGGCACCACCATCAAGGCCTACAGCGGCATCCTCACCGACCCGCTGCTGGCCGACGGCGCCGAGCGCCCGGTGCTGCGCGGCGATGCCACGGCCGAGATCCCGCAGCTCATGGCCTCGGCGCGCGAACTGCTGTCCAACCTGCAGGCGATGACGGCCCAGGATGCCGCGCTGGGCGGCACGCTGTCCAACGTGCGCACGCTGACCGAGCGGCTGAATGCGCCGGGCGGCGCGCTCAACGTGCTCATGGGCAGTGAAGCGGACGCCAAAAAGATCACCGCCACGCTGGACCGCACCAACCAGCTGCTGTCGCGCATCGACGGCATGGCCGCCAAGGCCGACCGGCAGGTGTTCGGAGCGGCGGGCGACCCGGGGCTCGTGCCCGAGGTGCGGGCCACGGTGGTGCAGCTCAACGGCCTGTTGGCCGACACGCGCCAGAGCCTGAAAAGGGTCGATGCCGTGCTGGCCGAAGCCCAGGCCATCGGCGCCAACGCGCGCGAAGCCACCACGGACCTGGGCACCTTGCGGGCCGAAGTGGAGAGCAACCTGCGCAAGGTGGAGGGCCTGGTCAACGACATCCAGCGCAAGTGGCCGTTTGCGCGCGACACGGAACTCAAGCTGCCATGA
- a CDS encoding MlaE family ABC transporter permease, with product MIAGLPSPSLIDRIWRGARGWAVAWWRIVHLGSVALVLMLSPSSYGRATRWRLARHMYQDTAPILLGFTVLAALVSLVITRIVVVTALSYGLSRYALEMVIRVLVLELIPLTAALFVAMRTTIPNGTQLALMRQAGRLDSLRRHGADPIRVELLPRVVAGIYASITLAALSCVVALAMAYFGVYGLNTAGLPSYTRMFGQVFTPAVTLVFVLKTLFFSLAVALIPMAAGLYENGDGRGRHGSELGGLARMFAVLLLIEVASLLGNYY from the coding sequence ATGATCGCCGGCCTGCCGTCCCCCTCGCTGATCGACCGCATCTGGCGTGGCGCGCGGGGCTGGGCGGTGGCCTGGTGGCGCATCGTGCACCTCGGGTCGGTGGCGCTGGTGCTCATGCTCTCGCCGTCCAGCTACGGGCGCGCCACGCGCTGGCGGCTCGCGCGGCACATGTACCAGGACACGGCGCCCATCCTGCTGGGCTTCACGGTGCTGGCGGCGCTGGTCAGCCTGGTCATCACCCGCATCGTCGTCGTCACGGCGCTGAGCTACGGCCTGTCGCGCTACGCGCTGGAGATGGTCATCCGCGTGCTGGTGCTGGAGCTGATCCCGCTCACCGCCGCGCTCTTCGTCGCCATGCGCACCACCATCCCCAACGGCACCCAGCTCGCCCTCATGCGCCAGGCCGGCCGCCTGGACAGCCTGCGCCGGCACGGCGCCGACCCGATCCGCGTGGAGCTGCTGCCCCGGGTGGTGGCCGGCATCTACGCCAGCATCACGCTCGCGGCGCTGTCGTGCGTGGTCGCGCTCGCCATGGCCTATTTCGGGGTGTATGGGCTCAACACCGCAGGGCTGCCGAGCTACACGCGCATGTTCGGCCAGGTGTTCACGCCGGCCGTCACGCTGGTGTTCGTGCTCAAGACCCTGTTCTTCAGCCTGGCCGTGGCCCTCATTCCCATGGCGGCGGGGCTCTACGAAAACGGCGACGGCCGGGGCCGCCATGGCTCCGAACTGGGCGGGCTCGCGCGCATGTTCGCCGTGCTGCTGCTGATCGAAGTCGCGTCCCTGCTGGGCAATTACTACTAA
- a CDS encoding heavy metal translocating P-type ATPase has translation MTKHSHDLSPAGHDGHGHAGHGHGPTPAPASAAAARPATAPRIDVSCCGGGCSSTAPQAGAKAAAAPAGEAHGDHGHASEGDHDGHDHGALPGWGRLAAALVAATGAELLHLLGPDTTPWRVAGMGVAAAAILLAGLGIYRSGLRSLMRGQLGISALMAVAVTGAFLIGQWPEAAMVMALYALAERIEDRAVGRARDAIGALLALSPDQADVRGPDGQWRTVPAADVAVDSTVRIRPGGRVPLDGVVTTGRSAVDESSVTGESLAVDKAPGDPVYAGTLNAQSELEFRVTAAAGQTTLDRIIRAVEQAQGARAPTQRFVDRFAAVYTPAVFAMAVAVAIGAPLLFGWIWLDAIYRALVLLVIACPCALVLATPVTVVSGLAAGARRGILIKGGNWLELARGVRAVAFDKTGTVTAGRPVLVGRDSFGSDGAQDVAAALAGRSDHPVSKAIAAGLGTPAGLPEVEDFTALPGRGVQARIAGATWLLGNRRLAQEKGLWTDAVEAAAAAHEAQGRSVTLLADGQAVRALFAVADTLRPKSAQAVADLRALGIVPVMLTGDHAAAAQAAAREAGIDEVQAGLLPEQKLSAIAALQQKHGMTAMAGDGINDAPALAKADIGFAMGGAGTDVAMETADVVIMNDDLRRVAETVRLSRRTHAVLMQNIVLALGIKAVFFGLALAGHATMWMAVFADMGASLLVVANGLRMLRSESLSKQ, from the coding sequence ATGACAAAACACAGCCACGACCTTTCCCCTGCCGGCCACGATGGCCATGGCCACGCGGGGCACGGCCACGGCCCGACGCCGGCCCCGGCCTCCGCCGCCGCCGCCCGGCCGGCCACCGCACCCCGCATCGACGTGTCCTGCTGCGGTGGCGGGTGCTCTAGCACCGCGCCCCAGGCCGGCGCGAAGGCGGCAGCCGCTCCGGCGGGCGAAGCGCACGGCGACCACGGCCATGCCTCCGAAGGCGACCACGACGGGCACGACCACGGCGCCCTGCCCGGCTGGGGCCGCCTCGCCGCCGCCCTGGTGGCGGCCACCGGCGCCGAGCTGCTGCACCTGCTGGGGCCGGACACCACGCCGTGGCGCGTGGCGGGCATGGGCGTCGCCGCGGCGGCCATCCTGCTGGCGGGGCTGGGCATCTACCGCAGCGGCCTGCGCTCGCTGATGCGGGGCCAGTTGGGCATCAGCGCGCTGATGGCGGTGGCCGTGACCGGCGCGTTCCTGATCGGCCAGTGGCCCGAAGCCGCCATGGTGATGGCGCTGTACGCCCTGGCCGAGCGCATCGAGGACCGCGCCGTGGGCCGCGCCCGCGACGCCATCGGCGCCCTGCTGGCGCTCAGCCCCGACCAGGCCGACGTGCGCGGCCCGGACGGCCAGTGGCGCACGGTGCCCGCCGCCGACGTGGCCGTGGACAGCACCGTGCGCATCCGCCCCGGGGGCCGCGTGCCGCTGGACGGCGTGGTGACCACCGGCCGCAGCGCGGTCGACGAATCCAGTGTGACGGGCGAGAGCCTGGCCGTGGACAAGGCCCCGGGCGATCCGGTATATGCCGGCACGCTCAATGCCCAGTCGGAACTGGAGTTCCGCGTGACGGCCGCGGCCGGCCAGACCACGCTGGACCGCATCATCCGCGCCGTGGAGCAGGCCCAGGGCGCCCGAGCGCCCACCCAGCGCTTCGTGGACCGCTTCGCCGCCGTGTACACGCCCGCGGTGTTCGCCATGGCCGTCGCCGTGGCCATCGGCGCCCCGCTGCTGTTCGGCTGGATCTGGCTGGATGCGATCTACCGCGCGCTGGTGCTGCTGGTGATCGCCTGCCCCTGCGCGCTGGTGCTGGCCACGCCCGTCACCGTGGTGAGCGGCCTGGCCGCCGGGGCCCGGCGCGGCATTCTCATCAAGGGCGGCAACTGGCTGGAGCTGGCCCGCGGCGTGCGCGCCGTGGCCTTCGACAAGACCGGCACCGTGACCGCCGGGCGCCCGGTGCTGGTGGGCCGCGATTCCTTCGGCAGCGATGGCGCCCAGGATGTGGCGGCGGCACTCGCCGGGCGCTCGGACCACCCCGTCTCGAAGGCCATCGCGGCCGGGCTGGGCACCCCCGCCGGCCTTCCCGAGGTGGAGGATTTCACCGCCCTGCCCGGGCGCGGCGTGCAGGCGCGCATCGCCGGCGCCACCTGGCTGCTGGGCAACCGCCGGCTGGCCCAGGAAAAGGGCCTGTGGACCGACGCCGTGGAGGCCGCCGCCGCCGCGCACGAGGCTCAGGGGCGCAGCGTCACGCTGCTGGCCGACGGCCAGGCCGTGCGGGCGCTGTTCGCCGTGGCCGACACGCTGCGCCCAAAGTCTGCGCAGGCCGTGGCGGACCTGCGCGCGCTGGGCATCGTGCCGGTGATGCTCACCGGCGACCACGCCGCAGCGGCCCAGGCCGCCGCGCGCGAGGCCGGCATCGACGAAGTGCAGGCGGGCCTGCTGCCCGAGCAGAAGCTGTCGGCCATCGCCGCGCTGCAGCAAAAGCACGGCATGACGGCCATGGCGGGTGACGGGATCAACGACGCGCCAGCCCTGGCCAAGGCCGACATCGGCTTCGCCATGGGCGGCGCCGGCACCGACGTGGCGATGGAGACGGCCGACGTGGTCATCATGAACGACGACCTGCGCCGCGTGGCCGAGACCGTGCGCCTGTCGCGCCGCACGCATGCCGTGCTGATGCAGAACATCGTGCTGGCACTGGGCATCAAGGCGGTGTTCTTCGGCCTGGCGCTGGCCGGGCACGCCACCATGTGGATGGCCGTGTTCGCGGACATGGGCGCCAGCTTGCTGGTGGTGGCGAACGGCCTGCGCATGCTGCGCAGCGAATCGCTATCAAAACAATAG
- a CDS encoding NAD(P)H-hydrate dehydratase — protein sequence MCSEPPAATAPKPALRRITADRPHPLFDTPATRRIEQALAAQCPPHTLMQRAGWAVARLAQAVAPHARNAWVVCGAGNNGGDGLEAALHLHRAGRIATVTWLGRPDTVPPDALASYRRAAAAGVVFSDGPPPGMGPDDVCVDALLGIGLAGSGKPRAADPRIQHLLAQLHATPAPVLCVDTPSGLSGDTGQFAAGLAPPPGAAASPRHTLALLTLKPGLFTGNGRDAAGQVWFDDLGCGATDVAPCAWLAAAPPPAHRAHASHKGSYGDVAVVGGEGLRARGMGMAGAALLAASAALHAGAGRVMVALLDGGDLSLDPMQPECMFRRFDALHLEQGTVVCGCGGGEAIRAVLPKVLAEARRLVLDADALNAVAGDPCLAKALRDRAAQPGRHTVLTPHPLEAARLLAVDTPGVQADRLAAASRLAEQFGCAVVLKGSGSVIAAPGQTPRINPTGNARLATGGTGDVLAGLVGARLAPASDVPNAAFDAAMAACWMHGEAADQWPDGTALTASALARRLTPG from the coding sequence ATGTGCTCAGAGCCGCCCGCAGCAACAGCGCCGAAGCCCGCCCTTCGCCGGATCACGGCCGATCGGCCCCATCCCCTGTTCGACACGCCGGCCACCCGCCGGATCGAACAGGCCCTGGCAGCGCAATGCCCCCCACACACCCTGATGCAACGGGCCGGTTGGGCGGTGGCCCGGCTGGCCCAGGCCGTCGCCCCGCACGCACGCAATGCATGGGTGGTCTGCGGCGCGGGCAACAACGGCGGCGACGGCCTGGAAGCGGCGCTCCACCTGCACCGGGCGGGGCGCATCGCCACGGTGACCTGGCTGGGCAGGCCGGACACGGTGCCGCCCGATGCGCTCGCGTCCTATCGGCGCGCTGCGGCCGCGGGTGTCGTTTTTTCCGATGGCCCGCCGCCGGGCATGGGGCCCGATGACGTGTGCGTGGACGCGCTGCTGGGCATCGGCCTGGCGGGCAGCGGCAAGCCCCGTGCGGCCGACCCGCGCATCCAGCACCTGCTGGCCCAACTGCATGCCACGCCCGCCCCGGTGCTGTGCGTGGATACGCCCTCCGGCCTGTCGGGCGACACGGGCCAGTTCGCGGCCGGACTGGCGCCGCCGCCGGGCGCCGCAGCGTCGCCACGGCACACCCTGGCCCTGCTCACCTTGAAGCCCGGGCTGTTCACGGGGAACGGGCGCGACGCGGCCGGACAGGTCTGGTTCGACGACCTGGGCTGTGGCGCGACGGACGTGGCGCCCTGCGCCTGGCTGGCTGCAGCGCCACCGCCCGCCCACCGCGCGCATGCCAGCCACAAAGGCAGCTATGGCGATGTAGCGGTGGTGGGCGGAGAAGGGCTGCGGGCCCGGGGCATGGGCATGGCGGGCGCAGCGCTGTTGGCGGCATCGGCGGCGCTGCACGCGGGCGCCGGGCGGGTGATGGTGGCCCTGCTGGACGGGGGCGACCTGTCCCTCGACCCCATGCAGCCGGAATGCATGTTCCGGCGCTTCGACGCGCTGCACCTGGAGCAAGGCACCGTGGTCTGCGGATGCGGCGGGGGCGAGGCCATCCGGGCGGTGCTGCCGAAGGTCCTGGCCGAGGCGCGCCGCCTGGTGCTGGATGCGGATGCGCTCAATGCCGTGGCCGGCGACCCGTGCTTGGCGAAGGCGCTGCGCGATCGCGCGGCGCAGCCGGGCCGGCACACCGTGCTCACGCCCCACCCGCTGGAAGCGGCCCGGCTCCTGGCGGTGGACACGCCCGGCGTGCAGGCCGACCGGCTGGCCGCGGCCTCCCGGCTGGCGGAGCAATTCGGCTGCGCCGTGGTGCTCAAGGGCTCGGGCAGCGTGATCGCTGCCCCGGGGCAAACGCCCCGCATCAATCCGACCGGCAACGCACGCCTGGCAACGGGCGGCACGGGGGATGTGCTGGCGGGACTGGTGGGTGCGCGGCTGGCCCCGGCGTCCGACGTGCCGAACGCCGCCTTCGATGCGGCCATGGCAGCCTGCTGGATGCACGGCGAGGCGGCGGACCAATGGCCTGACGGCACCGCCTTGACGGCGTCGGCACTCGCCCGGCGGCTGACGCCCGGGTGA
- the tsf gene encoding translation elongation factor Ts, with protein MAAITASMVAELRAKTDAPMMECKKALTEAEGDLAKAEELLRVKLGTKAGKAAARITAEGVVASYIDGTTGGLIEVNSETDFVSKNDSFLALAKAAAELVAKHNPANVEALGALPYSQDGFGPTLEEVRKGLIGKIGENMSFRRFKHFSGNKLASYLHGTRIGVVVEFEGDETAAKDVAMHIAAMKPVALTSADVPADLIEKERSVAAAKAAEDKAKAETEGKAVQSDEIVSKRIEGGVQKYLKEVSLFDQVFVKAADGKQSVGQMLKGANTTVKAFTLYVVGEGIEKKVDDFAAEVAAQVAAAKSAA; from the coding sequence ATGGCTGCAATTACCGCAAGCATGGTCGCCGAACTGCGCGCAAAGACCGATGCCCCCATGATGGAATGCAAGAAGGCCCTGACGGAAGCCGAAGGCGACCTGGCCAAGGCGGAAGAGCTGCTGCGCGTGAAGCTGGGAACCAAGGCCGGCAAGGCCGCTGCCCGCATCACCGCGGAAGGCGTGGTCGCCAGCTACATCGACGGCACGACCGGCGGGCTGATCGAAGTGAACAGCGAAACCGACTTCGTGAGCAAGAACGACAGCTTCCTCGCGCTGGCCAAGGCCGCTGCCGAACTGGTGGCCAAGCACAATCCCGCCAACGTGGAAGCCCTGGGTGCCCTGCCTTACAGCCAGGACGGCTTCGGCCCCACCCTGGAAGAAGTGCGCAAGGGCCTGATCGGCAAGATCGGCGAGAACATGTCGTTCCGCCGCTTCAAGCACTTCTCCGGCAACAAGCTGGCCTCTTACCTGCACGGCACCCGCATCGGCGTGGTGGTCGAGTTCGAAGGCGACGAAACCGCTGCCAAGGACGTGGCCATGCACATCGCTGCCATGAAGCCCGTCGCGCTGACCAGCGCCGACGTGCCTGCCGACCTGATCGAGAAGGAACGCTCGGTCGCCGCTGCCAAGGCCGCGGAAGACAAGGCCAAGGCGGAAACCGAGGGCAAGGCCGTGCAGTCCGACGAAATCGTCAGCAAGCGCATTGAAGGCGGCGTGCAGAAGTACCTCAAGGAGGTGTCGCTGTTCGACCAGGTCTTCGTGAAGGCTGCCGACGGCAAGCAGTCCGTGGGCCAGATGCTCAAGGGCGCCAACACCACGGTCAAGGCGTTCACGCTGTATGTGGTCGGCGAAGGCATCGAGAAGAAGGTGGACGACTTCGCTGCCGAAGTGGCCGCCCAGGTGGCAGCCGCCAAGTCTGCCGCTTGA
- the rpsB gene encoding 30S ribosomal protein S2 produces MSVTMREMLEAGVHFGHQTRFWNPKMAPYIFGHRNKIHIINLEKSLPLFQDAQKFAKQLTANRGTILMVGTKRQAREILATEAQRAGVPYVDQRWLGGMLTNFKTVKTSIKRLKDMKAQQEGGLDAMSKKEQLTFTREMEKLEKDIGGIQEMNALPDAIFIIDVGFHKIAVAEAKKLGIPLIGVVDSNHSPEGIDYVIPGNDDSAKAVALYARGIADAIIEGRANAVNDVVKAVAAEGSDEFVEVEETAA; encoded by the coding sequence ATGTCCGTCACCATGCGCGAAATGCTGGAAGCCGGTGTCCACTTCGGTCACCAAACCCGTTTCTGGAACCCCAAGATGGCCCCGTACATCTTCGGCCATCGCAACAAGATCCACATCATCAACCTGGAAAAGTCGCTCCCGCTCTTCCAGGACGCCCAAAAGTTCGCCAAGCAGCTCACCGCCAACCGCGGCACCATCCTGATGGTCGGCACGAAGCGCCAAGCCCGCGAAATCCTCGCCACCGAAGCGCAGCGCGCCGGTGTGCCCTATGTCGACCAGCGCTGGCTGGGCGGCATGCTGACCAACTTCAAGACGGTCAAGACCTCCATCAAGCGCCTGAAGGACATGAAGGCCCAGCAAGAAGGCGGCCTCGACGCCATGAGCAAGAAGGAACAGCTCACCTTCACCCGCGAAATGGAAAAGCTGGAAAAGGACATCGGCGGCATCCAGGAAATGAATGCACTGCCCGATGCCATCTTCATCATCGACGTGGGCTTCCACAAGATCGCCGTGGCTGAAGCCAAGAAGCTGGGCATTCCGCTGATCGGCGTGGTGGACTCCAACCACTCCCCCGAAGGCATCGACTACGTGATCCCCGGCAACGACGACTCGGCCAAGGCCGTGGCACTGTATGCCCGCGGTATCGCCGACGCGATCATCGAAGGCCGTGCCAATGCCGTGAACGACGTGGTCAAGGCCGTGGCTGCCGAAGGCTCTGACGAATTCGTGGAAGTGGAAGAAACCGCTGCCTGA